From the genome of Polyangiaceae bacterium, one region includes:
- a CDS encoding phytochelatin synthase family protein has protein sequence MRKTRRIVVIACTSLVALGSAGFGLLYWRISNPVNERLPLPPELVSLESDEGKTLLAESDAKADTDALQAHFETQQKASWCGVASAVTVLNSFLPPLQLTQESFFNDCTAEVRSSFRVTFGGMPLGSLGRLMACHGADAKVHLAETSSLEEFRKLAVDNLRRPGDFLIVNYQRSEVGQAPLGHISPVSAYHSGSDRFLVLDVASYKYPPVWVKAEKLWNAMKTPDSESGHSRGFLFVRPAVNGNRRQP, from the coding sequence ATGCGCAAAACACGCCGCATCGTCGTCATTGCATGCACGAGCCTCGTTGCTCTCGGCAGCGCCGGTTTTGGCCTTCTCTATTGGAGGATCTCGAACCCCGTAAACGAGCGCCTCCCTTTGCCCCCGGAGCTCGTCTCGCTCGAATCCGACGAAGGCAAGACGCTGCTCGCGGAAAGCGACGCAAAAGCCGACACCGACGCGCTCCAAGCCCATTTCGAGACGCAGCAAAAAGCGAGCTGGTGCGGAGTTGCCAGTGCGGTAACCGTCCTCAATTCGTTTTTGCCACCATTGCAACTGACGCAGGAGAGCTTTTTCAACGATTGCACCGCCGAGGTGAGGTCGTCGTTTCGCGTCACCTTCGGCGGAATGCCGCTCGGATCGCTCGGACGGCTGATGGCATGTCATGGTGCGGATGCGAAAGTGCACCTTGCCGAAACCTCGTCACTCGAAGAATTCCGAAAGCTTGCAGTGGACAATTTGCGCAGGCCCGGCGATTTCCTCATCGTGAATTACCAGCGCTCCGAGGTCGGCCAAGCGCCCTTGGGACACATCTCGCCGGTATCTGCTTATCACTCGGGAAGTGATCGATTCTTGGTGCTCGATGTGGCGAGCTACAAATACCCGCCGGTCTGGGTGAAAGCCGAGAAACTCTGGAATGCCATGAAGACGCCCGATTCTGAATCCGGACATTCACGTGGCTTTCTTTTCGTGCGTCCAGCGGTCAATGGCAATCGCCGACAACCGTGA
- a CDS encoding c-type cytochrome yields the protein MADHDERAIHTVDVESMRQIAVTPLGGRPGHVRVLADGRIAVALRDTGDVLLLEAADDAMQKPLEERCKVRVSAVEPWALAETGDKLLVSSGFGAALTVLNSGDLGVVRVVALSREPRAVMVVNQGKTAFVTHAVGGIVSAVDLENASSRAETASLQAGRRVMPNLNGFDDKNPRKATQGYALARVDGLRKDGLRDALRIFVPHTSVDPGAEASVTTGGYGGTGTGPRAVAQIVSVVDPIAKKSITNHVDGMFHGPSAQDCMLPRSAAADDKSLFVACMDIDAVVEYDPWVGDPTVAEKHRFVVPGGPGGLVMDENGKTVVVWSEFDRAVSRIDREAKKVESLVLWQRAGEKRDAKVDRGRRLFHTSRDARLAQARACANCHPDGRDDGLVWTSPDGKRQTMMLAGRIEGTAPYGWFGEHKDVRQHVKDTLQRLGGTGLSDPPSAADFDALLAFVASIPAPPMAKAADEELVKRGKEVYASYSCDTCHKGGGTDRIAHDVGSGVKGERSTFFDTPSLVGIRGSAPYFHDGRYETLEALLSEKNQRMFSGVISPADKTALIAYLETL from the coding sequence GTGGCCGATCACGATGAACGAGCGATTCACACGGTGGATGTGGAATCGATGCGGCAGATTGCGGTGACGCCGCTGGGTGGGCGTCCAGGGCACGTGCGGGTGCTCGCGGATGGTCGAATTGCGGTGGCGCTGCGCGATACGGGGGATGTGTTGCTTTTGGAAGCGGCGGACGATGCAATGCAGAAGCCGCTGGAAGAACGCTGCAAGGTGCGTGTTTCGGCGGTGGAGCCGTGGGCATTGGCGGAAACGGGGGACAAGCTTTTGGTATCGAGCGGGTTTGGCGCGGCGCTGACGGTGCTGAATTCGGGGGACTTGGGGGTCGTGCGCGTGGTTGCGCTTTCGCGCGAGCCTCGTGCGGTGATGGTGGTGAACCAGGGCAAAACGGCGTTCGTGACGCATGCGGTCGGGGGAATCGTGTCTGCGGTAGATTTGGAGAATGCGTCGAGCAGAGCGGAGACGGCGTCGCTTCAGGCGGGAAGGCGGGTGATGCCGAATTTGAATGGATTCGACGACAAGAATCCACGCAAAGCAACGCAAGGGTATGCGCTGGCGCGGGTGGATGGGCTGCGCAAAGACGGCTTGCGCGATGCATTGCGGATTTTCGTGCCGCATACGAGCGTCGATCCGGGAGCCGAAGCTTCCGTGACGACGGGTGGTTATGGAGGGACCGGAACGGGACCGCGGGCCGTTGCGCAAATTGTGAGCGTGGTGGATCCGATTGCAAAAAAATCGATTACGAATCACGTGGACGGGATGTTTCACGGGCCGAGCGCGCAGGATTGCATGCTTCCGCGAAGCGCGGCGGCGGATGACAAGAGTCTGTTCGTTGCGTGCATGGATATCGATGCGGTGGTCGAATACGACCCGTGGGTGGGCGATCCGACGGTTGCCGAAAAACATCGATTCGTCGTGCCCGGTGGTCCAGGTGGGCTCGTGATGGATGAAAATGGCAAAACCGTCGTGGTGTGGTCGGAGTTCGACAGAGCGGTATCGCGCATTGATCGCGAGGCGAAGAAGGTCGAGTCGCTGGTGTTGTGGCAACGTGCGGGGGAAAAGCGGGATGCGAAGGTGGATCGGGGTCGGCGATTATTTCACACGTCGCGTGACGCGCGTCTTGCACAGGCGCGGGCGTGCGCGAATTGCCATCCCGACGGGCGTGACGATGGGCTGGTATGGACGAGCCCCGACGGGAAGCGACAAACGATGATGCTTGCCGGGCGCATTGAAGGAACGGCACCGTATGGGTGGTTCGGCGAGCACAAGGACGTGCGGCAACATGTAAAAGATACGCTGCAGCGGCTGGGAGGAACGGGGTTGAGCGATCCGCCGTCGGCTGCGGATTTCGATGCATTGCTTGCGTTCGTTGCATCGATTCCGGCGCCGCCGATGGCGAAGGCGGCCGATGAAGAGCTCGTCAAACGAGGTAAAGAGGTGTACGCATCGTATTCGTGCGACACGTGTCACAAAGGGGGCGGCACGGATCGAATTGCGCACGATGTTGGAAGTGGTGTGAAGGGAGAGCGCAGCACATTTTTCGATACGCCGTCGCTCGTGGGAATTCGCGGGAGTGCGCCGTATTTTCACGACGGGCGTTATGAAACGCTGGAGGCGCTGCTTTCGGAGAAAAACCAGCGCATGTTCAGCGGTGTCATTTCACCGGCCGACAAAACCGCGCTCATTGCATACTTGGAGACGTTATGA
- a CDS encoding penicillin acylase family protein, giving the protein MRPELWDETDPLVVAKMTGFGNDLSIDREIFATIAKRLHAAAFDSIELIRPMRERFTVPPEGLPMGKGAWGGACEALNGTASCTEKPEFSSEHASMSGLPRRRVLGSNNWAIDGRFTDTGRPLIAGDPHQGFDVPGMFYALHMNSADQGGTLDVAGFSFSAVPGISLGQTQRVMWTATTSFADVMDVWEVVRENGAIRYGGMMVPIVERDEVIAIRKPGMPLGQGDSNTETFEDLGQVGVILPSFVTPVPVASPGRSLLLGWTGYRPRGVRGLLGINRVDSIAEFEAEVDKAESLISIWWPPMPRELRTAWGSTCPCEAFRAIDNRGSCSMAKTRKRRGPAHFCHVKNFLEAAPPSEAGSSRPTTIHSVSRRMVASMTILGITVRFSMLAGERIARRPKSKSSWARAMQP; this is encoded by the coding sequence ATGCGCCCGGAGCTTTGGGACGAAACAGACCCGCTCGTCGTCGCGAAAATGACAGGATTTGGTAATGATTTGTCCATTGATCGGGAAATCTTCGCCACCATTGCCAAACGATTGCATGCCGCCGCTTTCGATTCCATCGAATTGATTCGACCCATGCGCGAACGATTTACAGTACCGCCCGAAGGCCTTCCTATGGGCAAAGGCGCATGGGGCGGCGCCTGCGAAGCCTTAAATGGAACCGCCTCGTGCACCGAAAAACCGGAATTCAGCTCTGAACACGCTTCGATGTCAGGACTGCCTCGGCGTCGCGTACTCGGAAGCAACAATTGGGCAATCGACGGTCGTTTCACCGATACGGGTCGTCCGCTCATTGCAGGAGATCCACACCAAGGTTTCGACGTGCCTGGCATGTTTTACGCGCTGCACATGAACAGCGCCGACCAAGGCGGTACGCTCGATGTTGCAGGGTTTTCATTTTCAGCCGTGCCCGGGATCTCACTCGGACAAACCCAGCGCGTGATGTGGACGGCAACCACGTCATTCGCCGACGTCATGGACGTTTGGGAGGTCGTTCGCGAAAACGGCGCCATTCGGTACGGCGGCATGATGGTGCCCATCGTCGAGCGAGACGAAGTGATTGCGATACGCAAACCAGGAATGCCCCTCGGACAGGGCGATTCCAATACGGAAACCTTCGAGGACCTCGGGCAAGTAGGCGTCATTCTGCCTTCGTTCGTCACGCCGGTCCCCGTTGCATCACCGGGTCGATCACTGCTGCTCGGGTGGACCGGATACAGGCCGCGCGGAGTCCGGGGGCTTCTTGGCATCAACCGCGTCGATTCCATTGCGGAATTCGAGGCCGAAGTCGACAAGGCGGAAAGCTTGATTTCAATTTGGTGGCCGCCGATGCCCAGGGAATTACGTACCGCGTGGGGCTCGACGTGCCCGTGCGAAGCGTTTCGAGCAATCGACAACCGTGGCTCGTGCTCGATGGCGAAGACCCGGAAACGGCGTGGACCGGCGCATTTTTGCCACGTGAAAAACTTCCTCGAAGCCGCGCCACCCAGCGAGGCTGGATCGTCACGGCCAACAACGATCCATTCGGTTTCACGGCGAATGGTCGCATCGATGACGATCCTTGGTATTACGGTGCGTTTTTCGATGCTGGCTGGCGAGCGGATCGCGCGTCGACCGAAATCGAAAAGCTCGTGGGCGCGGGCAATGCAACCCTAG
- a CDS encoding penicillin acylase family protein: protein MGRADLDTLVDLLNVKWDRRVRIDSPGALVFHAFAHLLAEEAVADDVPLVYQEAMKLQAVYMLKLAPLALGGAYPKGDGVLQGGRDLVVLRALDRTAKWLEARFGSVDPAGYQFGDVHVTSFADSFGRGIDSGTLPTNGGETTLNVSPSVFYDADGAVAQQWQSRFGPLVRTTGTFAEDGTPELWFNAPLGNVADPNSPHASDWMSDWRDGRYRRFAYRKAEVDAKAESSYELVWERPGAVE from the coding sequence ATGGGCCGCGCGGACTTGGACACGCTCGTCGATTTGCTGAACGTAAAGTGGGATCGCCGCGTGCGCATCGATTCTCCAGGCGCGCTCGTTTTCCACGCGTTTGCGCATCTACTCGCCGAGGAAGCGGTGGCGGACGACGTGCCGCTCGTCTACCAGGAAGCGATGAAATTGCAAGCGGTGTACATGCTCAAATTGGCTCCGCTGGCGCTCGGGGGCGCGTATCCAAAAGGCGACGGCGTTTTGCAAGGAGGACGCGATCTCGTCGTGCTTCGCGCACTCGATCGAACAGCCAAATGGCTCGAGGCAAGGTTTGGCAGCGTCGATCCCGCCGGCTATCAATTCGGCGACGTGCACGTCACGAGTTTCGCGGACTCGTTCGGTAGGGGAATCGATTCGGGGACGCTTCCCACGAATGGCGGCGAGACCACGCTCAATGTATCCCCAAGCGTCTTTTACGACGCGGATGGTGCGGTGGCGCAACAGTGGCAATCCCGTTTCGGCCCGCTCGTGCGAACGACGGGCACCTTTGCCGAAGATGGCACGCCCGAGCTTTGGTTCAATGCGCCCCTTGGCAACGTCGCCGATCCGAATAGCCCGCACGCTTCCGATTGGATGTCCGATTGGCGCGATGGCCGCTATCGACGTTTTGCGTATCGAAAAGCCGAAGTCGATGCCAAGGCGGAATCGAGCTACGAGCTCGTATGGGAAAGGCCGGGCGCGGTGGAGTAA
- a CDS encoding tetratricopeptide repeat protein — protein sequence MAPWNYWADDGSPRPYTPEIVATLERAMQLEPMHPGALHYYIHVVEASPKPQRALDVADRLAHLVPGAGHLVHMPAHIYIRTGRYHDASLANERAIVADERYVPYADPSNFYLHMYRLHNPHFLWAAATLEGRSEVAIRAARMAADMAHGVLHSGHGAGMEVMMQHFAASPIYALIRFARWDEILEEQAPPESQAYLRAVWHHARAIAYSRLGDQEAASAELAELEKLAETPSLATATVMGVNPASDVLAVAVHVTRGELEADRGDLDEAITHFEQAIVLEDKLRYMEPSDWHYPVRQILGDVLLRADRFADAERVFREDLVKLPENGYSLFGLATAVEMQGRQEKAASIWQRFHEAFARADVTLESSRL from the coding sequence TTGGCGCCATGGAATTATTGGGCCGACGACGGATCGCCGCGCCCGTATACGCCGGAAATCGTGGCCACGCTGGAACGTGCAATGCAGCTCGAACCAATGCATCCTGGTGCGCTGCACTATTACATTCACGTCGTCGAGGCATCGCCGAAGCCTCAGCGTGCGCTCGACGTGGCCGATCGTCTGGCGCACCTCGTGCCGGGAGCCGGACATCTCGTGCATATGCCGGCGCATATTTACATTCGCACGGGTCGATATCACGATGCGTCGCTTGCCAACGAGCGTGCGATTGTCGCGGACGAGCGGTATGTTCCTTATGCGGATCCGAGCAATTTTTACTTGCACATGTACCGTTTGCACAATCCGCACTTTTTATGGGCCGCCGCGACGCTCGAAGGCCGCTCCGAGGTTGCGATTCGCGCGGCGCGCATGGCTGCGGACATGGCCCATGGTGTCCTCCATTCGGGACATGGGGCGGGTATGGAGGTCATGATGCAGCATTTTGCTGCGAGCCCGATTTACGCGCTCATTCGGTTTGCGCGTTGGGACGAGATCCTCGAGGAGCAAGCGCCACCGGAGAGCCAGGCGTATTTGCGCGCCGTTTGGCATCACGCCCGAGCCATTGCATATTCACGCCTCGGCGACCAGGAAGCCGCATCGGCCGAGCTCGCCGAATTGGAAAAGCTGGCGGAAACGCCTTCGCTGGCGACGGCGACGGTCATGGGGGTCAACCCGGCGAGCGACGTGCTTGCCGTGGCCGTGCACGTGACGCGGGGCGAGCTCGAGGCGGATCGCGGGGATCTCGATGAAGCCATTACGCATTTCGAGCAGGCGATCGTTTTGGAAGACAAACTGCGGTACATGGAGCCGTCGGATTGGCATTACCCGGTGCGGCAAATTCTGGGCGACGTGCTGCTTCGCGCGGACCGGTTTGCGGATGCGGAGCGCGTTTTTCGAGAAGATTTGGTAAAACTTCCCGAAAATGGGTATTCGCTGTTTGGGCTGGCTACGGCCGTCGAAATGCAGGGCAGGCAGGAGAAAGCCGCCTCGATTTGGCAAAGGTTTCACGAAGCATTCGCGCGGGCCGACGTGACACTGGAATCGTCGCGACTTTGA
- a CDS encoding penicillin acylase family protein, producing the protein MKIIVDEDGIPHIYASSDEDAFYAAGYQMAVDRLFQMDMTRRAALGRQSEVLGASSYEDDRLARLFRWRDAGRADAAEFKKQDPASYRLVVAWVEGVNRRIREVREGKAPLPHGFGPDRFDYAPGALGRNRPARRRENDRIW; encoded by the coding sequence ATGAAGATCATCGTCGACGAGGACGGTATTCCGCACATCTACGCATCGTCCGACGAAGACGCGTTTTACGCCGCCGGTTATCAGATGGCCGTCGATCGGCTTTTTCAAATGGATATGACCAGGCGCGCGGCGCTCGGAAGGCAATCCGAAGTGCTCGGCGCATCGAGTTACGAGGATGATCGGCTTGCGCGACTCTTTCGATGGCGCGACGCAGGGCGCGCGGATGCGGCCGAATTCAAAAAACAAGACCCTGCATCGTATCGCCTCGTCGTCGCCTGGGTCGAAGGCGTCAATCGCCGCATTCGAGAAGTGCGGGAAGGTAAGGCGCCGCTGCCGCACGGCTTCGGTCCGGACAGATTCGATTATGCGCCCGGAGCTTTGGGACGAAACAGACCCGCTCGTCGTCGCGAAAATGACAGGATTTGGTAA